The Hordeum vulgare subsp. vulgare chromosome 4H, MorexV3_pseudomolecules_assembly, whole genome shotgun sequence genomic interval ACCCGACCTAACAATCCTGCTCGGCATTCTCCTTCCCCCATTCCCCCTCTTCACCAACCCCTTTTACCATTTCCAACCCCAAAAGAAAAACCAAGAGATTACCGTCGtcctggtcgtcgtcgtcgtcgtcgtcatcatcccaTCCCCTCCCCCCTACCCCAGAGAACTCGTATAAAAAATGGGCGAGCCACCAAGATCCTGTCCTTTTGTGCGACCCGACTCCTCCAACTTGCAGTAGCTCCACGCAGGATAAAGAGGTTTGTGCCAATCTTTTCCCCCAGTTCTTCCTTTTTTTCCTCATTCTTGGGCGAGGTTGCATCTTCCCCATGTGACACCTGAGAAAGTGAGAGCAAGATTTCTTCGCCCTTTTATTTCTTGCTTCACGCTCTGGCCATAAACCTCCCATAAAGCTCCTTTTTCTCGCCTCACAATCTCGTCGACAGGGTTGGAAAGCCCAAGAATCTGCAGAGCCCCACTCCGAGATCCCGAGCTTTCTGCGTTTTCCTCCGTCGCAATCCGCAGGAATCCCCATCGGAGGTGAGCGAGCTCCCCCTTTTTTGACCGGTTCTTGATCGCATCCCCGGTTTCCTGACCCCTCGACGTTTCTTGATTCAAGGTTTCGCGGCCTCCGTGCCGTTCTTGATCCAGGGCGCGCGCCAAGGACTCGCCAATGCAGCCGGACGCGAGCGGCAACgctgccggcggcggcggcgcgaatcCGAGGCCGAAGCTGCCGCCGCCGGTGGCCGCCGCGCCCGCGCCATCCGGCCGGCCGGCGTCCGTGCTGCCGCACAAGACGGCCAACGTGCGGGACCACTACCGCATCGGGAAGAAGCTGGGGCAGGGGCAGTTCGGCACCACCTACCTGTGCGTGGCcaaggaggacggcggcgagtTCGCGTGCAAGTCCATCCCCAAGCGCAAGCTGCTGTGCCGCGAGGACTACGAGGACGTCTGGCGCGAGATCCAGATCATGCACCACCTCTCCGAGCACCCCAACGTCGTCCGCATCCGTGGCGCCTACGAGGACGCGCTCTTCGTGCACATTGTCATGGAGCTCTGCGCGGGCGGTGAGCTCTTCGACCGCATCGTGGCCAAGGGGCACTACACCGAGCGTGCCGCAGCGCAGCTCATCAGGACCATAGTTGGGGTCGTGGAGGCATGCCACTCGCTCGGCGTCATGCACCGGGACCTCAAGCCGGAGAATTTCCTGTTTGCCAGCACTGCCGAGGACGCCCCGCTCAAGACCACCGATTTTGGGCTATCCATGTTCTACAAGCCTGGTATGTACTATGCTTCTATTGATTTACACATGTCTGGTACTTTGTTTTTTCATATGTAGTACTGTGTTGACCAGTTCGAGCTTTGTTGGTATAGCATATGTGATCAGGTTGATTTGAATGGCCATAGTGCTTTCATTCCTTTTGCTAGAGTAAGAATGCTTGCCATGATGTGACATTGCTTTGATAGTGGGAAAAACTGGTACTGGAAGTGGAACAGTGTTGGAGTTCCAGTTGGAAATGATAATCAGTGCGTTGTTGTAGTTTGCAACAAAAGGTGTGCCAGAAACAGGTCCTGGTATTAATGGATACCAAGGGTGGTGTTTGTGCCATTGTGTGGTTTATCTCGTTGGAACCTTGAAGGCTTGCCAAAACTTGTCTTCATAAGATTACCATTTCGTATCCTCCTATGGACGGGGTGACAAGTGTGTTCATATAATGAGTCAAGTCTGGTTTGAATCTCTGAAGCAAGTTTAGACTAGTTACATGTTGTAAAATGTGTAGTATCAATTACTAGCGATATCATCAATCTAGTTGTTATTCCAGTGTGCTGTTTTGATTTGTTATTTTCATCTGGCGCTTCAAATGCTACGCTGTATATTTTGAGCCTTATGTTTTGCTAAAAAATTCTCTTCATGTCAGACTAGATTTGTTGAAATATCTTCTTCCATTTTCCCAGGTGACAAATTCTCTGATGTTGTTGGGAGCCCCTACTATGTTGCACCTGAAGTGCTTCAGAAATGCTATGGTCCAGAAGCTGATGTCTGGAGTGCTGGGGTGATTCTGTACATTTTGCTATGTGGTGTCCCCCCTTTCTGGGCAGGTAAACTAGTTACAGTTAAACCATCAAAATTGGTAGGCCTCCATATCCTCGTGTTCCCTGATGCATGTTATCTTCTCAGAAACTGAAGCAGGAATCTTCAGACAGATCCTTCGAGGCAAACTTGATTTTGAGTCTGAGCCCTGGCCTAGTATCTCTGACAGCGCTAAAGATCTAGTCCGTACTATGCTTTGCAGGGATCCTACAAAGCGGCTCTCTGCTCATGAGGTTCTCTGTAAGTGGACCTCCTCCTTATCACTCACGCAAGTGGTAGATTTGGTGCATTAGACAGGATATATTTTGATTTTTTGCTTCTCATACTGTCATTGCCTTTGATGCCTGTCAGGTCACCCATGGATTGTTGATGATGCTGTGGCGCCTGATAAGCCTATTGATTCTGCTGTTTTATCAAGGCTGAAGCATTTTTCtgcaatgaacaagctcaagaagATGGCATTGAGGGTATGAATCTTTAATTGTCCATTCGTAAATGCACTTGCTTCTTTTTGAGCGGAAAACTGTAGGGAGATCCTAACAGTAAAGTTTTATTAAACAAGAGAAACATGTACATGAATGTGCTAGTAAATGCACTAGCTAATTCTCCAGATGTAGTCGTACCCATGTGGTTAATTGCTAAGTTAATACCTCCAAATTTAATGCTTCATTCCATTACTGTTAACAATAGTGTTGCCAACTTGCCATACTTGCATCATATACCAAAGCCAACCCATTATGCATGCCTCTTATTCCCATGTTTCTGCTGGAATCCCACTTTTAACTCTAGTATGGAAGACTCGAGCATCTCTGGCTACCATCTGTATTGCTTTTGTTCTGTAACCATACACATTTATGGAAGGGAATAGTGGAGCATCTTGATGTGCCTgcctaattttttctattttgctaGAGTCTTAGCCAATTTTGTTTTATCCAGATGGTTTTCTAACCTTCAAGAATGATTTTGTTTTGATCCATATTATCATAGCAGATTATTGTTACATGTCAGGAGTTAGTGTATCAATGCTGTTattaagcccccccccccccccccccaatctttttgtttgtttgttattTGGTTGTGAAATAAATACATATGTCTTGAGGGTTTATGGACTGTTGATGCATTATAAAGATTGCATAATTTCTCAGCTCCTTGATAAACATTTTGCAACTTGCAATGCTCATCTTGAGCTGCTTATTCACATATGATATGCATCTTATTATTATCTTTTTTTTTCCAGGTTATTGCTGAAAGCCTGTCTGAGGAAGAGATTGGAGGTCTAAGGGAGCTGTTCAAAATGATTGATGCTGACAATAGTGGAACTATAACATTTGATGAGCTGAAAGATGGCTTGAAAAGGGTGGGCTCAGAACTAACTGAACATGAAATCCAGGCTTTAATGGATGCGGTAGGTGCTTCTAATTTACCAGCTTAATAAACGACCCCTTCCTTCAGAAAACGAGTATAACACACATCTGTGGATTGTGATTTATAATGGTATCTATCTGTTTGTTTAAGGCGGACATCGACAACAGCGGAACGATTGATTATGGTGAATTCATCGCAGCTACATTGCACATGAACAAACTAGAGAGGGAGGAGAACTTGGTGTCAGCATTCTCGTTTTTTGACAAGGATGGAAGTGGATTCATCACCATCGATGAGCTATCACATGCATGCCGGGAATTTGGTCTGGATGACGTTCACCTTGAGGATATGATCAAAGATGTCGATCAGAACAATGTCAGTGTTTCTTCATACTTAAAAAAAACTGTCACACGGCATGCATTTGTTTTGTTCGATTCCTGACTTGTCTGTTTGCCAATTAATCTCTGTGTTGTTTTCAGGACGGGCAAATCGATTACAGTGAGTTCACAGCGATGATGAGGAAGGGCAATGCCGGCGCAACAGGGAGGCGGACCATGAGGAACAGCTTGAATCTGAATCTCGGCGACATCTTGAATCCCAGCAACAGCTAAGTTGGCATGGGGAGGAGAAATGCCATACCTGGTGGATGCCAGTTTGTGAAAGTTTTTGCATGCCTGATCAGCTGGACTACTAATCTAAGAGGGGAAGGGAGATAGATGGAGTCTCCTAGTAGTACTCAGTAGCTAGAGGGAGGAAATGGCGCACTCCTTTGGTTGTAACCGAATCTTAGACGCTGGATGGAGGTCACAATGCGATGAACTGCATGTGTATTCATGTGGTTGCAGGTTGTTGAACGCTGTTGGTAGCCGGGGATTACATCCGTAGCACCTCAACTTGCTCCACTTCTGTTTACTGTCAACTGTTGGTGGTTTAAAGAATTTTCAGATGATGCTTGCTGGTCACTTTGTGTATATTCCTCTTATACAATAACGGTGTTACCTTTTCTATGCAGCGATGAGGTACTACAGTATAAAATTACTGAACAAAGAAACTATTTTCTAACAATTTTGTACATATTGAATCCATTATCAATTTACCACAAACAGGGTTCGTTAACTGCACCATCTATCTATAGCCGTGTGGGTCGTCCTTGAGTTCGGACCTTTGATTTTCTGAAAAATGTGTTCTCTTCAGATCACAGAAACACATGCCCATTGACTGAAAATTCCTTGAGTGGATCAACCTGGCCATCCGATTGGATGTGATCGTTTTCCATCGTGCAACACGTGAATCAGTGGCGCGACTGTCCATCTCTGAAGGAGAAATCAGGCGATTTAGTCCTAGCAATTCCATTTTCTTAAACCAATTCCTTCAACATGCTTGATTGCGTGTGCATTTGAAGACGTGTTCTTCTGTTTGGTTAtttaattttgttttattttattttaaaagaggtgaaacacaaGTGAGCACGCACAACAACATGCTTTGAAGAGGTGAAACACAAGTGAGTACGCACAACATGCTTGATCTTATGCATTCAAAACAGAGCCATAGCCCGGGCGACTAGAGGATAGTTACATGAGTTTGGTGAAAACAGAGAGCATCCACAAACAATTGTGAAGATATTTACAGGGGATGGAAGTACATGATGCTCCCATTACTACCAGCCTAAGAGCCCGTTCGGACTCTCTCTACTCTGCAACCCCGTTCGAAAGCGGAGCCGCCTGCAGTTGTGATTTGGGAAGCAGCTAATAGGGTGCTCCGTGGGTTGTtaaactgtgacagcccgagaccgatgcttcataagattcccctcttattccatTGCCGCCATGCGATTAGATGTctgccgcattcatcatcgcatcatgcgcatcatctgcattgcatcggcactccgttgccgccggttttcaaaacttgcatccattagtaattgccggttctctctgtttccgtctttgaccgttttgagcccaaccacactcgcacgcgcatgcgacatcgttaaaatattgtttaaaaaaaatatgtgtaaaactttctcaacTTGGTATGAAACTTGGCGAGCGGTCTTATTTAATTGTAGATAGACCGTCtgccaattttcatcgcaatcggagtccgtctggtatccGAACGGtcaaccatagcggcaccgtcttcggttatcgtCGGGCGTTTTCCGTCGTTTTAAACTCTGCCGCCGGGTTGCCCGTCTTACCTCTCGTCTTAGCCTacacccctctacacggcctaacctagcccacctaaccctaggatgttaccggagccgtccgatcgagatcggagggtccggAAACACCCCAACTGGCAAACCCTAGTTACCCCAGATATAAAAGGAAGGGTCTCCCCTTCCATTTTAGTCTCTCCCTCCCTGCCTCAAAATCCGCGCCGCCCCCATACCCTCAGCCAGCGCCCCTGCCTTTCAccagccgccgccggcccgccaggcccacggctggcccgcccaagcgccgcccgagcccatctggccgCTAGCAGCCCCGCTCTGCCCCAAGCGCACCCGAGGTGAGGAGCCCCCGAGCCGCTCCTCCCGCATCCTGGAGCGCGGCCACGGGGCTGCATCCCCACGCTGCTCACCGGAGTGCCGCCGCCGGCGAGCACTTCCCCAAGGTCGGCGTCACCGcgacccccctctctctctttccccgtcggttccctctctccctctgatGTCCCTCTCTTCCATGTGCTCGCAGGAGCCATCGCTGGAGCTCGCCGCGGCTTCATGCGCCGCCACCGCCGGGATTGGAGCACCATTGGCTAGATCCGGCTGCCCCGTGGTGGatccgcctcctcccgtcgcgtTTTCTCATGCGGGCCTTGCCGGAGCTCCAGTCTCAGCCGCCGCCATGGCTTCCCGTCGGGAGCTCGAGGGAGCGCCTCGCAGCTCTAGTGCTTCGGCTGGGCCGCGACTCCCTGCCCCAATGCCCCAGCACCAACCGTGAGGCCGAGTCGACCTCCACCACCAGGCCCAGGCAGATCCGCCCCAACCCAGCTCCCTCGTTCCAGGCGCAGTTTATTATCCCTCACCCATGCCCTGTTTTGGCCCAATAGCCAGATTTGGCATGCAAGTATCTTTTTTTTTCTAGTCTTCGAATTTATTCTATTTCAGGAAAAATACATATTTGTAAAACCGCCGTAGTTTCAAATCCGTGTGTCGGATCATAGAgtgttatatatgtaaaacgtgtagaatttcaggtagattaatattttccaattctcatgcatgtttaaagctGTTAGCCTTGCGGTTTGCCTCATTTTACGTGTCGTGccgtgatagaaacggtttaggtcgtagttatttaaccgtagctccgttggagatgagccatatatgtaaatagaCCAGgacgacgtgtagtttcacgtgaaccaatttgtttcaccatttaacaaacataaaaggtgattaggataaatctagacagatttagaatttaacgcatggggtcatttcggagatgctatatgtcatttccagcctcatttaaatgcctagataggcagtttaatttgtgcttcaccccttgccatgtttaataatatttaatattgtcgtggtaATAAACGagaatgaactaaataattaaacgtggagttttgtcaatatgcaactcgtgcatattgagcttcacttaatgtgtagcgtttgactgtgtgaatCGCCATGCcatgtgttagggcatatttatgcctaagtaattttggtgattgatgacagtaccgtaaaggactaatcgtgtgcattaagctttcagataacacatgtcaacgacacaagacaattcggcaccctccgtggaacagaagcacggtgtcctctacgattctctttctttgagtcacaggaacgccgtactattaagaggggatccgtagtggaaaggtttgggtggaatcaactttgcacgcacacactttatctccttcccctttccctgcaactttggaactgttcccgtctctggtttatctcttcttgcaaaaaggtctcctagcggtagtaccgctgtccctagcggtagtaccgctgtgctggcggtagtactgcccctggttagcggtagtaccgctccaggaacttagtaccgccttcctagcggctgtacttcgtcggactttttgcgaagactttcttggcggtggttggcccggtagtgcttctgcactaccatggtctcagcggtagtaccgctggagtgctagcggtagtaccgctgcagccaacggtagtaccgctggagtgctagcggtagtaccactgcagccagcggtagtaccgctggagtgctagcggtagtaccactgcagccagcggtagtaccgctgggctcgggctgtgagtgggaaaacggttggatttccccccactatataaagggttcttcttgctctagaaccctacctttgaccctcccaagctccattgttgctccctaagctcaaaagtgcccgatctctctccctagccaatcaaacttgttgatttcctagggattggttgagaaggcctagatctacacttccaccaagagaaaattgatccccccactaatcccttgcgaatcttgttactcttgggtatttgagcaccttagacggttgaggtcacctcggagccacattccattgtgctgaagctccgtggtcttgttgggagcctccaagctttgtgtggagtttgctccaaccttgtttgtaaaggttcggtcgccgccttcaagggcacctatagtggaatcacggtaccttgcattgtgtgaggacgtgaggagaatacggtggccctaggggcttattggggagcattgtgcctccacaccgctccaacggagacgtacttcctgtcaaagggaaggaacttcggtaacacatcctcgtcttcattggttccacttgcggttatctctaacctttacattgtgtatgcttttgttgttgtctatctcttacttgtcttagttatttttgttggtagcataatataggttcacctccttgttgacattttagagaacctttatgctgctaaccctaacttgctaagattaattaaaaagtggtcgttgcctattcacccccctctagtcaaccatatctatCCTTtcaccatgccttgcatattttaaacagttcatgcatcatatgtgttgtgcatcatgttgtgcatgt includes:
- the LOC123447973 gene encoding calcium-dependent protein kinase 24, which produces MQPDASGNAAGGGGANPRPKLPPPVAAAPAPSGRPASVLPHKTANVRDHYRIGKKLGQGQFGTTYLCVAKEDGGEFACKSIPKRKLLCREDYEDVWREIQIMHHLSEHPNVVRIRGAYEDALFVHIVMELCAGGELFDRIVAKGHYTERAAAQLIRTIVGVVEACHSLGVMHRDLKPENFLFASTAEDAPLKTTDFGLSMFYKPGDKFSDVVGSPYYVAPEVLQKCYGPEADVWSAGVILYILLCGVPPFWAETEAGIFRQILRGKLDFESEPWPSISDSAKDLVRTMLCRDPTKRLSAHEVLCHPWIVDDAVAPDKPIDSAVLSRLKHFSAMNKLKKMALRVIAESLSEEEIGGLRELFKMIDADNSGTITFDELKDGLKRVGSELTEHEIQALMDAADIDNSGTIDYGEFIAATLHMNKLEREENLVSAFSFFDKDGSGFITIDELSHACREFGLDDVHLEDMIKDVDQNNDGQIDYSEFTAMMRKGNAGATGRRTMRNSLNLNLGDILNPSNS